One segment of Desulfonatronum thiosulfatophilum DNA contains the following:
- the ablA gene encoding lysine 2,3-aminomutase: MYQLSERQQAVATQMINDSALDVSANSSRKALNVIGAYPENRNLGKAVDWKSQWTNWKWHIRNSIRDVDTFESLLGVRFPELQRRAFAQTTDKFPMSVTPYYLSLIDPNDYENDPVFRQAFPSPKELLVGRHDMTDPLHEDEDSPAPGITHRYPDRVLFHISNVCSMYCRHCTRKRKVGDTDTAEMAGKKDLLQGLDYIRKTPQVRDVLLSGGDPLMLSDERLDWILGELRLIDHVEVVRIGTRMPVVLPYRVTDDLVRMLKKHHPLWLNTHFNHPREMTASSRAALARLADAGIPLGNQSVLLAGVNDCQRLIRTLNQKLVKNRVRPYYLYQCDLSEGLEHFRTPVGKGIEIVESLRGHTSGFSVPTYVIDAPGGGGKIPVMPNYVVSWGANKVVLRNFEGVITTYAEPESYEAQFCDRKCDACNLQLKEDDGIEQCVGIEKLLADWDDTCSLTPSDNPRMDRRDSMTETKNNVA, translated from the coding sequence ATGTACCAACTCAGCGAGCGGCAACAGGCTGTCGCAACACAGATGATCAATGATTCGGCACTTGACGTGTCCGCAAATAGTTCCCGAAAAGCTCTCAACGTCATCGGGGCGTATCCTGAAAACCGCAACCTCGGAAAAGCTGTCGATTGGAAATCCCAGTGGACCAACTGGAAGTGGCATATCCGCAATTCGATCAGGGATGTCGACACCTTTGAGAGCTTGCTGGGGGTACGCTTTCCGGAACTGCAACGCCGGGCTTTCGCCCAGACGACGGACAAGTTCCCCATGTCCGTCACCCCATACTATCTCTCCCTCATCGATCCCAACGACTACGAGAACGACCCCGTTTTCCGGCAGGCGTTCCCTTCTCCCAAGGAGTTGCTTGTCGGACGCCACGACATGACCGACCCGCTGCACGAGGATGAGGACAGTCCCGCGCCGGGCATAACCCATCGCTATCCGGACCGGGTCCTGTTTCATATCAGCAATGTCTGTTCCATGTACTGCCGCCACTGCACGCGCAAGCGCAAGGTGGGAGACACCGATACGGCCGAGATGGCCGGCAAGAAGGATCTGCTTCAGGGGCTGGATTATATCCGAAAAACGCCCCAGGTCCGGGATGTTCTGCTTTCCGGCGGCGATCCGCTGATGCTTTCCGACGAGCGCCTGGACTGGATCCTGGGCGAGTTGCGCCTGATCGACCACGTGGAAGTGGTGCGCATCGGCACACGCATGCCCGTGGTCCTGCCGTACCGGGTTACCGACGACCTGGTGCGCATGCTAAAAAAGCATCATCCCCTCTGGCTGAACACGCATTTCAACCACCCCCGGGAAATGACCGCCTCATCCCGCGCCGCCCTGGCCCGTCTGGCCGATGCCGGAATTCCCCTCGGCAACCAGAGCGTCCTGCTGGCCGGCGTCAACGACTGCCAGCGGCTGATCCGCACCCTGAACCAGAAGCTGGTCAAGAACCGGGTTCGTCCATACTACCTGTACCAGTGCGACCTTTCCGAAGGGCTGGAACATTTTCGGACCCCCGTGGGCAAGGGCATCGAGATCGTGGAAAGTCTGCGCGGCCACACCAGCGGGTTTTCCGTACCCACCTACGTCATCGACGCGCCCGGCGGCGGCGGAAAGATCCCGGTCATGCCCAATTATGTCGTTTCCTGGGGCGCGAACAAGGTCGTGCTGCGCAATTTCGAAGGCGTGATCACCACCTATGCCGAGCCGGAAAGCTACGAGGCCCAGTTTTGCGATCGCAAATGCGACGCCTGCAATCTCCAGCTCAAGGAAGACGACGGCATCGAGCAGTGCGTGGGCATCGAGAAGCTGCTGGCGGATTGGGACGATACATGCAGCCTGACCCCCAGCGACAATCCGCGCATGGATCGCCGCGACAGCATGACGGAGACCAAAAACAATGTCGCTTAG
- the ablB gene encoding putative beta-lysine N-acetyltransferase has translation MSLSPSAAHAADSLEHIGNSLVQHGPLNERAYLMHLAPREETTVLSRLETLARENGYTKIFAKVPENVASRFTRAGYVAEAHVPGLFNGREGGVFMGRYFADWRKHPCNLDELRTVLAVSRKKAGLSTQLTPPPLPDNAHIVRMHPYQADAMAALYRNVFDSYPFPVFDPDYLRQAMAGDVQYYGILIQGRLAALASAEMDLEIGAAEMTDFATLTEYRGRKLAGILLKHMEDRMRAEGLATLYTIARAGSYGMNITFARAGYAFGGTLPNNTHIAGGLESMNVWHLALDQRQLSN, from the coding sequence ATGTCGCTTAGTCCGTCGGCCGCGCATGCAGCAGACAGTCTCGAGCACATTGGAAATTCCCTGGTCCAGCACGGTCCGTTGAACGAACGGGCCTACCTGATGCACCTGGCGCCGCGGGAAGAGACCACCGTTCTTTCCAGGCTGGAGACGCTGGCTCGGGAAAACGGGTACACCAAGATCTTCGCCAAGGTCCCGGAAAACGTCGCTTCCCGGTTTACACGCGCCGGATACGTCGCCGAGGCCCATGTGCCCGGCTTGTTCAACGGCCGGGAAGGCGGGGTATTCATGGGCCGCTACTTCGCGGACTGGCGCAAGCATCCCTGCAATCTCGACGAACTGCGGACCGTGCTGGCCGTTTCCCGAAAAAAGGCCGGACTCAGTACGCAGCTCACCCCGCCGCCGCTGCCCGATAATGCTCACATCGTCCGCATGCACCCCTATCAGGCCGATGCAATGGCTGCACTCTATCGGAACGTGTTCGACTCCTACCCGTTTCCCGTCTTTGACCCGGACTATCTGCGTCAAGCCATGGCCGGCGACGTGCAGTACTACGGAATTCTGATCCAGGGCCGCCTGGCGGCCCTGGCATCAGCGGAAATGGATCTGGAAATAGGGGCCGCGGAAATGACCGATTTCGCCACCCTGACGGAATACAGGGGCCGCAAGCTGGCCGGTATTCTCCTCAAGCACATGGAAGACCGAATGCGGGCGGAAGGCCTTGCCACCCTGTACACCATCGCCCGGGCCGGGTCCTACGGCATGAACATCACCTTTGCCAGGGCCGGGTACGCCTTCGGCGGAACCCTGCCCAACAACACCCATATCGCCGGCGGACTGGAAAGCATGAACGTCTGGCACCTTGCACTTGATCAAAGGCAACTATCCAACTGA